ACAAGTGTAAAATAATCTTATCTCCTCCGGTAAAGCTCTCTTGCCCTTTGCCACACATGCACTCGCTCTCTATATTTATAACTGTCTTGTGTACAACAAAGATGTCTAATTTGAGGCTGGTGTGCTCCGGCCAATCCCGCCGCACCATGTGGATGATAACCTGCTGACTTGGCTGGCTGCGTACGTGGTTCAGGCATGGGGGTTTTTTCTCACCTTGGAAGAAAAAGACAAATGCATGACGCTCACAATGTGAAACGTCCAAAACAGACTTGTGTCAAGATATTCCTCTCCAAATGGGGAAGTAAATATGAGGTTGTTATGATCTCTCTTGCTTTGTTTCCCCCTTTCTTACTGACCAACGGCTATGGTTCAACGTTAAGGTTCGACGAGACGGAAAACCACGTGGACGGTACATAGCATCACAGGTCAGCTTCTACGACCGTGCTGGTGATTTTTCACGCCACATAAACCACGGCGATAGGTTGGTTCAATCTAATGGCTCTCACTAAGTAGCAGATTCATGGTTGAATACAATGCTCTTGCCTCCAGAAAACCTTTCGGTACGATGTTGAACATAACATAAGAagaattcaacaaataaatgagACATGCGAAATTGTGAAACAACAGGAAGTCGATTATTCACACCGCAACAAATAATGAAATTAAAGCAGAATTCTATTATTCTAATATATAAGATGTTTAACTAGAGTTGAGATCCAAAGATAGATCTGCAATCCCAGAAACTAGATCATCAACCGAATCTACTTTCATACTTTTCCATACATCAGAATCATCAAAAGTTGATGGGACCGGTTGAGGCAAACTTTCTTCGAGGGCCTTGTTCAACTGCCTTACCAGGTCGTCTTCCTCCACAGGAAGATCCAAATCCCAAACCCTGAAAATATCCCTAGTTGAAGGCTCCATCTCAGATAATGAAGAGCTGATATCGACTCCTAACTCGAGGTTTTCCGTCATTCTTGGGTCATCTTTGTATCCTGGCAAAAATGGATTTCCCGTAAAAGTTGATGACTGCAAATTATTCGAATCCTCATCGGTTGGcatgtcatcatcatcatcattatcatcatcatcttcatcacttCTTTCTGCTTCTTCACCAATACTAAGAACAGCATTTCGGATTCTTCTTCGGAGTTGTTTTGTTTCTGCCCGCTCACGAGATGCAAGTATCACAATGTCAGTTCCCCCGGTTAAACCATcagttacaagtgaagaagagcTGAGTGATTCAGGCGGCTGAGAACCAAGGATTTCTTGTAAGGCACCTTTCAGAGAGTCCCAGTTGTCATCAAAAACATCAAATTCGTTAATCAGGAACGAATCAACCCAAGCATTATCCTCTGGAGAAAGTACCTCACCATTTTTAATAGACTCTAGGGAATCCATGATAAGAGACTGAATAGTGCCTTCCATCACTTCATCTCCAACATCCATGGCTACAAATTTAAGGGAAACAGTAAGTAGAAGCAAGTACAAGCCATGCTTTTTGCAAATACAAAACAATTTATGCTGACATGTGATTGTGATTAAATTCTGTCAGTATACACGTTCAGTTAAATGTTCACATACAAATTTCGTGTTCGTTTTCCATTCTGACATGAAAACTTAGAGCAaaataaaaatcccaaaaaaaaaatgtaaacgcTTCTTGCACAAAAAGTTgaatgaccaaaaaaaaaaaaaaaaaaacctagcttCCAATCATTTCAGATGAAGTCAGTTGGTTAGACATCATTGGAGACAGCCTTTTCAAAACATACCCATCAAACCTAACATGgcttcattcatgatattcacATATTCATGTAAtaccaaaagaaaatacaagcaATATAACAGACATGGAAGTTCATACTAATACAGGAAACAGATTATGGAAACAACTAATTAACAACAAATACATTAGAATGGTAGCGAACTCGGGTTCTTTAACCACATCAGTGACTTCGTCTGTTCTGTTTCTATTATCTGAAtccatttttgttgttgtaatgATGCAACATAACAAGCCAAACAGGGAGAGGAATGGAGTTTCAAACATTAGAAGCTAAATTCCTGAGAATTCAACTTGGAGTAAACATTTTCCAACTAATCATTTACTATGTATAGCAATAGTGTCTAACTGTAGCAGTGAAACACATTAATTATCCAAGTGATTAAACTCCATAATGTTCCAAAATTTCCTTTTATCTCATAAGTTTCACCTATAATGCTCTGTTTCGGAAGAAACCGAGATGAAGGTTTTTCAAACATATCAACGAAACCACTCACCCTTGTCAAAGCACCAAAGCAAAACACTCACAAATAGACAATTGATACACATGAGGATTTTGCTATACATCATTTTCTGCTTTACATTTCACATTAAAAAgtaaatttcaaatatttatgcactttattaaaatgaaataaaatagcaaaaataaacataaaccctaaacctaatcagattaaaaaaataaagaaaccctaaaccttGGGAAGGGGACTCGCAGTAATGGAAGATGAATTAACGACGACGATGGAGTAAGCTTCAGGGCTTGAGGAGCGTACCTTGTGCCATTGAGAACCCTAATTTGGAGAAGCAGTTATGGATTAGGGAGAAGAAAAGACGAAGACTTTGGAAGGAAGAAGACGACCCAAGAAACGAATAATGATTCATACGGTTTACGAGTCTATCGGCTACGGTTTCATTCCCTGAAATTTCAAAAAGtcatttgaatttaaaatatttattttttgtcaaatatgaatttgaactacattattactagtttatTATGAGACTAAGctcatcatttttctttgggatagataatatcgtttattaaaaaaatatttatgtatGTCGTATTACAGtatagtggtattcttcttcacttgtattacaagtgagaagtcttagagCAACTCCTCCGTTGCTTATTACCTTGGGGATAGACAACCCAATTCACTTCATTTCCCCCTACCCCACAAAACACTTCAATCCACTGGGGCAATTGCGCCCAGGGATGCAAAAGTCAGGCAACAATTGCCTGTCCCAGCGCCATATCTACGTGAGGcaaccaaaatttaaactattaaaaaaattattaaagcaAACTAATAAaagatataaaaaattataattttttttccataaatacctaaccatgtTTTTTTACTGTAtattacatttcaatattttcaaatacttttaataaatcttttattattatctaaaattaaaaataaagttatcttttattattttataaaataaaaaatattaatattttaatacaattACCTAGGCTATTCAATTTATGAGTAGAGATGCATTTGGACAGTTATTGTTCACTGAAGGCAGTTATTGGGTTGTCTATTGCCTAGGAGACCTTACTAAGTgctcttaggtttgattctcgttaAATGtgattgaaccacattattggtaGTTCATTGTGAGGTCACACCCACTCTCTTTCTCTTAGTAAAGATAAttggctcgtttggatgtgcttttaaaataattgaaaacatttttactagttatgtgcttctttcagGAAGcattttaaatgctttttgaatatttacttgaatttttactaaaaattagttctaaaaatatttttaacaaaaacgctttcaattattttaaaaacatattcAAACAAACTCAATATgtttgttcaaagaaaaaatcTTTGTAGAGGTCGATGCGGTTCGGCGTCTGATCCAGCCTCATCAAGAAAATCGGGTTTGTTCGTTCAAGCTCGGGGTTTCCCTTTTTGTGCGATTGGGAAATTAAGTAGAGGAAATTAAATCAATTTGACTCGTAATTAGTTTAATTCAAGATTATAGCATATTTGATTATCGATTGTACGTGATAtagtatttttaatttatatctaaactacctattaacaaaattttctttgtcAATTAAAAGGGAGAGGCCAATTTCATTGATGCTGGCAGTGTTCCTAGAAACTCGTCGAGTGCAAGGATTTCTGGTTCTTGTGTTAATCTTGGTCGAGGTGAGATTCTATATGTTGAAGTTTGGGATGTTTATAATGGATTGCAACATGCATGGAataatggaatttaaaaaataatggtaGAATCGGATTCTACTCTTGCGGTTCAATTGATTTCAAATGCAAAAGTAGATAATCACCCTCTAGAAAATTTAGTATTGAATTGTTGTGCATTTATGCATCAAAGTTGGTCTTATGAAATTCATCATATCtatcatgaatttttttttgttgctgaTGATTTGGCTAGTTTAGGTTTGTCATGCAGTTTGGGTTTAGCATTTTTTAAGCAAGCTCTTCCTTCTTGTCATCGATTACCAGTTGCACATATAGTTGGGTCTCACAGCCTGTGATATTTTTATGtaatcttccttttcttttgagctTATGCCCCATTGTCAAGAAAAAAGGGtgcaaaaccaaattaaccctgtcactaaaactaaaagaaaattaactaaaataaaagttaCGAGCTACGTagtaaattaaacacaaaaaagttttactattttttttttctttttcaaagccTCATAGCTAGGTAGCCATATTAGCtgcttttgttttctctttcaaGTTTTTCTCATAATAAACCTTTAATGACGAAATAGTTATTTAGAAATAGTCGTTAAAGATATGAACAGTCTCTTCAGTGACGAAATAGGTATTAGTTATTTCAAGATGGTCATGCATGCTTCATATACCATCAAATTTCTTAGCGGTAAGCTCAGCCAAGAATGTTCCAGCAAGAGACATGTTAGCAGTTTCAGCCTAAGAAAGGTTAGTCTTTATGTTGCTCGCTATAGTCATTCACAGAAATAGCATGCACAATCTATTCGATCTCTCCCAGGCATTATAGAGAGATTTTTCCTCAGTGTTGCTTGTATCCGTAAGAACATCAGGTTTATCAATTCGCAGTGCTAAATCAAGGTCCAGGACACCAACGTGAAACTGAACTTGTTAACTCCAATATGAGAAATTTGTTCCATTGAGTGAGGGAATAGATGAAGCAAGCGAATGAAGAGAAACAAGCACTGACACTGCAATCCAAAAGTGCTCAAAATATTAGTGTTTTGCATACTAAGAAGCACGTGTAAAAACATTAACTGCATTATCGTATTCTCCTTTGGGCAGGGTAGatactaaaaaaatacaaataatcaTCGATGGATAATACCTTATTGATAATTTGTACATCTCTAACTAGActagtttctttttctttggatatccaaacaaatacaaaaaaacgaaaaatataCAAATTCTCACCAGATTCATATCATTAATCCTATGAGCAATTAGTCCACCTTTGGGTGACCCTTAAGAACTTATGACTAATGAAAATCATATTACTCATGTACAAACCCTAATAAGGTTTTATTCGTTCATATGCATCATCATACCATGAGTAACTgataatcatcatttaattcgAATCTATGTGATCTTTCTAGTTTGGCCACTTTGGCAACTAACAAACAATTTCATAATAcgaattacaaattaaatgatcttatttaaataaataactacaaaaaaTTGAAAGCCATCATAAAGATTCCAAATTGCAGTGGCTAAAAATGCCAATATTAATTCATACAAAGAGGCAAACCAAAGATTATGAAACAGAAGAAATTTCGGCTTCAATATAATAAAATCCCACATCCTTGATCAGGCAATTTACAATATATAAAAAAGTCATTGGCAGTCACATCCCCGTCTGGGATgaatcacttcccggacccgctccaccatcgtagcacaatattggccgctttgggcttaccattccttcacggtttttgtttttgggaactcacgagcaacttcccagtgggtcacccatcatgggattgctctagtccccttctcgcttaacttcggagttcctacgaaacccgaagctagtgagctcccaaaaggtctcgtgctaggtagggatgggaatatacatttaaggatcactcccctggataatgtgggatgttacattggCAGTTCATAAGTTTCAGTCATGAATTATACAATTAGGTTATTTCAAAATCGCAAAGTGGATCGTAATTTATTTCAAAACGAAAACCCCATTCTCCATTCAAGCTGATTTCAATTATCATTCATCAAAACTGATAACATTAGGAAAACCATGAAAGTTCTTAACCGTGGCACTAATACCACATGTAAACTATAAATTAAATAAGCCATGATCATCGAACTTCATGATTTTTATATAATGCATTAAATGCAAGTGTACTTGGATTCATGATGGCAAACGCTATGAGATACCAATTGGTTTCAGTCAACAGCTAAGGAAATAGTTGTTCTCTCTCTTGCCTCTATTTGCACGTGCATATTAGATGGGtttagggatgggcaaatactCATAGGTTATGGGTAACGCGGTTACCTGTAACGCGGTTACCTGTCTATTTAAATTTTAcagttacggttatgggtaaccgtttagataatTAAATGATTATGGGTATAACCTTTActcgtgaaatttaaatggatgaCTATGCGTATTAACCGTTGTTATAAATGggtacccatttattttaatatacataaaaaattaaaaaaacaaaaaagcaaaacaaaaaacctaaGCTAAATCACAACACCCACTTTCTATAGAAATTTCATATTGATTATAACATCCATTTCAATTATGACATCCAGGTGCTTATAACATCCAGTGATGCATATTGATTATAATATCCTCAATCTAAGATAATGAGTGCCTTAAGCTTTTAGAAGctttattttgtactcatatGGATGTTATAATTGAAGACTTGCTTAGGtatagaagaaaaatatgtcgaaaatacattaattttctttccaaTATGCTTGCTCAAGTAATGAGAGGTATTTTATTAGTAACAAATCAATTCTTAGCAAAGATATTATATTACCTTGATtgataacaattaaaaatattgtttgtgttgcaatcatattttaaataggaatgtaattgtgtaaatcctagtagatctaggaatatctcttatattcatattaggagttgattacctattaagagttgtaatcctaaaagggtaaggttTTTACCTATCATAATACcataaataaaagcacaatagggtgatacaacacacacctcacaattaaatctctctcttcccttttgCTATTGCcggccccctctctctctctaatccctTAGAttagttcaatcaaataggcctacaataGTTCATAAATTATTACTTCAATTATTGGAGTTGTATAAGGTTAcggttcaaaaaacaaaaaacatgtaAATAGGAGAAAAAATGGGTAAATGGGTTAAAAAAGGGTTTTTATGACAAATGGCCCCTGAGATTGATTaaattcatcattttggtccctcactttcaaaatcaatcaatgtcgtcTCTGACATTCACTACCGCACatcaatttgatctttccgttaagatttcatcaactattctattAGTTTGTATATGGAACCCACAAATGCAATAAAATGGTGACAAGTGGACTACAAaaaataagggtttttatcGCAAATGGTCCTTGACATTGATCCAACTTCTCAGTTTGGTccctgagtttcaaaaatcgatAAATTTGGTCCCTGATTTCAATGTCGCACATCAATTTAATCTTTCCGTTAAAGttttgtcaatattttttgtcCCACTAATCCAATCATATGGCACCACGTGGATAAACTATaagaaactctttttttttttttttttttttttttttttttaagatttaaaactaattaaaagtaaaataagaaacttaaaactaaaactaaaaggaaaaaaagtcaTTGTCATCTTCGTCAGGGTATGTTCACAAATAAAAGGAAGGCACCATGATACCATTAAACTACTTGGCCTCTTGAACTCATTCCTCATTCTCTCTGGTTGATTGtaatcctatcaaatttgaattgaatttggatttgattttatccaatttagattgatttttttttccaattgggGTTGTGGGATGCGAGAAAAATGTCAGAGCGGAATACTCGTCTGTTggttaactttaaaaaaaaaaagtttcttataattcatccacatgaAGCAATATGATTGGACTAGTGGGACCACATCAACACATAAACGAAAAATATCGATgaaattttaacggaatgactaaATTGATTTGCAGTAGTAAAAGTCAATGACCAAATTGATCAACTTTTGAAACTCAGGAACTAAAATGAGGAGTTGGATTGATGTTAGAAACCATTTGCAATAAAACCCTTATTTTGTGATCCACGTGTCACTATTTCATTGGATTAGTGGGTACCACATACAAACTAACATAATAGTTGATGAAATcttaatggaatgaccaaattgatgtgggGTAGTGAATGTCAAGgacgacattgattgattttaaaagtgagagaccaaaatgatgagtttgatcaatctcaatgaccatttgtgataaaaacccgtTAAAAAATGGATAAACGGGTATACGGTTACGATTAAATGGGTCTACGGTCATGGGATATGGTTAACCATTTacaaacggttatgggtatatgTATAATTGTTTAAGCAATTACCAACAAATAAACGATTATGCGGGTATGAGCATAAACGATTATAGGTAAATAATCGCGATTACACGGCCGCCATAATCATTGCCCATCCCTAGATGGGTCTATGCAATATATATAGAGAGGCAAAGAGAGGACCTATCTCCTTTGAAGCCCATAATCAATTATCATCCATCACAGTAATACGATAGGGAACAATTTCTCATAATTTGGCCCACAAGAttgtttagaaataaaaatatatgttacATGGACTGTACCATGTGGACCACTTTAGAATACTAAAATATTCTTACAATATATTGTTGTCGTGGACATATTCCATATGTCACTTAGTCATCTCTGATTCACTGTAAGTCAGCACTTCCGAAAGAAACGAAGAACTTCACTCAGTGACTCTACAACCGCCCTATGAACGATCATAATAAGGTAAGCTTGAAGATAAGTTTTAcaatcaatttaataaaatataaattaacaataCAAAGGGGGTAATCAATCACATTATTAGATATATCCCCACAAAATATTTACTCACAAATAATGTCGATTTTTCGTCTGCAATTGCGTTTCCCAACCAACCACACACTTTCTCATAACCTGATAAAATTTAACTCATGCAGTCCGTAATTTTAGCTTTGTCGTTACCTCCAATCGACCAATCACTGAGCCCACCCTTTTCTCGCCATTAGCAAGTAGTATGCCACTCTACTTTCACAACTTTTCCAATTGTAAATCTCATACCACAACCAATCACATATATCAGATCTCCAATCTCTAAATCTCAAACCATAACCAAATGTAAAGCTCAGATCCCAAATCTCATATATCGAACCACATATATCAAATCTACATGTTCATCGAAATTTCTGAGTTTGAGTTTCTAAATC
This genomic stretch from Pyrus communis chromosome 2, drPyrComm1.1, whole genome shotgun sequence harbors:
- the LOC137726133 gene encoding uncharacterized protein isoform X4, translated to MDVGDEVMEGTIQSLIMDSLESIKNGALQEILGSQPPESLSSSSLVTDGLTGGTDIVILASRERAETKQLRRRIRNAVLSIGEEAERSDEDDDDNDDDDDMPTDEDSNNLQSSTFTGNPFLPGYKDDPRMTENLELGVDISSSLSEMEPSTRDIFRVWDLDLPVEEDDLVRQLNKALEESLPQPVPSTFDDSDVWKSMKVDSVDDLVSGIADLSLDLNSS
- the LOC137726133 gene encoding uncharacterized protein isoform X3; amino-acid sequence: MDVGDEVMEGTIQSLIMDSLESIKNGEVLSPEDNAWVDSFLINEFDVFDDNWDSLKGALQEILGSQPPESLSSSSLVTDGLTGGTDIVILASRERAETKQLRRRIRNAVLSIGEEAERSDEDDDDNDDDDDMPTDEDSNNLQSSTFTGNPFLPGYKDDPRMTENLELGVDISSSLSEMEPSTRDIFRVWDLDLPVEEDDLVRQLNKALEESLPQPVPSTFDDSDVWKSMKVDSVDDLVSGIADLSLDLNSS
- the LOC137726133 gene encoding uncharacterized protein isoform X2, which gives rise to MNHYSFLGSSSSFQSLRLFFSLIHNCFSKLGFSMAQAMDVGDEVMEGTIQSLIMDSLESIKNGALQEILGSQPPESLSSSSLVTDGLTGGTDIVILASRERAETKQLRRRIRNAVLSIGEEAERSDEDDDDNDDDDDMPTDEDSNNLQSSTFTGNPFLPGYKDDPRMTENLELGVDISSSLSEMEPSTRDIFRVWDLDLPVEEDDLVRQLNKALEESLPQPVPSTFDDSDVWKSMKVDSVDDLVSGIADLSLDLNSS
- the LOC137726133 gene encoding uncharacterized protein isoform X1 gives rise to the protein MNHYSFLGSSSSFQSLRLFFSLIHNCFSKLGFSMAQAMDVGDEVMEGTIQSLIMDSLESIKNGEVLSPEDNAWVDSFLINEFDVFDDNWDSLKGALQEILGSQPPESLSSSSLVTDGLTGGTDIVILASRERAETKQLRRRIRNAVLSIGEEAERSDEDDDDNDDDDDMPTDEDSNNLQSSTFTGNPFLPGYKDDPRMTENLELGVDISSSLSEMEPSTRDIFRVWDLDLPVEEDDLVRQLNKALEESLPQPVPSTFDDSDVWKSMKVDSVDDLVSGIADLSLDLNSS